From Anoplopoma fimbria isolate UVic2021 breed Golden Eagle Sablefish chromosome 11, Afim_UVic_2022, whole genome shotgun sequence, one genomic window encodes:
- the s1pr2 gene encoding sphingosine 1-phosphate receptor 2 yields MNLCRKAAVLCHPVTMKSKYSQYYNQSLIPSYYAFAKNMTTQDLTKIIENKKQLTTLNIVIVVLCTIIILENLLVLIAVCRNKKFHSAMFLFIGNLAFSDLLAGSAYIANIFLSGSRTFDLMPVQWFIREGTAFIALAASVFSLLAIATERYIAITKVKVYGSTKTCRMFLLIGACWVTSILVGGLPILGWNCINNLPECSTVLPLYSKKYILFVVTIFSLILLSIVILYVRIYLIVRSSHHEATNSPAYALLKTVTIVLGVFIMCWLPAFIILLLDSSCKIQFCPILSNANIFFGFATLNSALNPVIYTLRSKDMRKEFLRVLCCWGVLQSGRPADRCLVPLKSSSSLEHCTNKHEHQTTPIMQNCTTCV; encoded by the coding sequence ATGAATCTTTGCCGTAAAGCCGCTGTGCTCTGCCACCCTGTCACAATGAAGAGCAAGTACTCCCAATACTACAACCAGAGCCTGATCCCCTCCTACTACGCCTTTGCTAAGAACATGACCACGCAGGATCTGACTAAAATAATCGAGAACAAGAAACAGCTCACCACCCTCAACATCGTCATCGTGGTCCTCTGCACCATCATCATCCTGGAGAACCTGCTGGTCCTCATCGCTGTCTGCCGAAACAAGAAGTTCCACTCCGCCATGTTCTTGTTCATCGGCAACCTGGCGTTCTCTGACCTGCTGGCGGGCTCCGCCTACATAGCCAACATTTTCCTGTCAGGGTCGAGGACCTTTGACCTGATGCCGGTGCAGTGGTTCATCAGGGAGGGTACGGCGTTCATCGCTCTGGCTGCTTCAGTCTTCAGCCTGCTGGCGATAGCGACGGAGCGCTATATTGCCATCACCAAGGTCAAGGTGTACGGCTCCACCAAAACGTGCCGCATGTTCCTCCTAATCGGAGCCTGTTGGGTCACCTCCATCCTGGTCGGAGGACTCCCCATCCTCGGCTGGAACTGCATCAACAACCTCCCAGAATGCTCGACCGTATTGCCGCTCTACTCTAAGAAATACATCCTCTTCGTTGTCACCATTTTCAGCCTCATACTCCTCTCCATTGTCATCCTCTATGTGAGGATCTATTTGATTGTACGCTCCAGCCACCATGAGGCGACCAACTCGCCGGCCTACGCCCTTTTGAAAACGGTTACAATAGTGCTGGGCGTGTTCATCATGTGCTGGCTGCCCGCTTTTATCATCCTCCTCCTGGATTCGTCGTGCAAGATACAGTTCTGCCCCATCCTCTCCAACGCAAACATCTTTTTTGGCTTTGCCACGCTGAACTCAGCGCTTAACCCCGTGATCTACACGCTGCGCAGCAAGGACATGAGGAAGGAGTTTCTGCGTGTGTTGTGCTGCTGGGGGGTGCTGCAAAGCGGGCGGCCGGCCGACCGTTGTCTGGTCCCTCTAAAGAGCTCCAGCTCTCTGGAACATTGCACCAACAAACACGAACACCAGACCACACCAATCATGCAGAACTGTACCACTTGTGTTTGA